The Verrucomicrobiia bacterium genome segment GCGCTGCTCTGGTGTCTGGAAGTTCACCAGCGTGAGGGCCTTCTCCGCTTTGGGTTTTTGCAGTTCCGCCGGGGTATCCAGTTCGGCGGCCGCCGCCGCCAGTTCGCGATCGACGTGCAGTCGCTCCTCGGCGGGATCCGCATTGCGAAGCACCTTCCCGTCCAGGTGAAGCACCCGCACCGGCTTCGGATTGAGCGAGGCCATCCACGCGGTGTAGCTCTGCCGGAGTCGGTCCGAATCGATCGCTTCCAGGAGCCGGGAGAAGGTTCGCTCGCACGGCACGTCGTACTCGCGCCGTGTTCCCGGGGTGCGCCGGCAGCCCAGACGCCGGCGTTGGTGATGGTTCAGGCTTTGGGCGAACTCATGGATCGCGTGCGGTCCCTGGCACCCGGCCGCAATGGCCAAGGTGGCGATGGCGACCATGCTCACCATGGAATGGCGGA includes the following:
- a CDS encoding transposase family protein, coding for VCPLGPQALERLRAPVLETELRDGSRPLPPPTPVKTEQMPSLASFLRQHLKDPRNPRGVRHSMVSMVAIATLAIAAGCQGPHAIHEFAQSLNHHQRRRLGCRRTPGTRREYDVPCERTFSRLLEAIDSDRLRQSYTAWMASLNPKPVRVLHLDGKVLRNADPAEERLHVDRELAAAAAELDTPAELQKPKAEKALTLVNFQTPEQRLIDQIAVPRDTNEEAAVAAHLPKMDLAGVIVIADAAHTTKANCRHLTQEQGAEYLLCLKGNQPKALAKAQQLLSGNTPPAGRVDG